The following coding sequences are from one Leguminivora glycinivorella isolate SPB_JAAS2020 chromosome 7, LegGlyc_1.1, whole genome shotgun sequence window:
- the LOC125228176 gene encoding tetratricopeptide repeat protein 37: MADIKALLKEARKLIDDNNYKEAQECCKNILRKDKQNYIALVLLGKSLQDADQAPLAYQKAIASKPDHPLAWHGLANYYERKDDESSKTKLITVYDEILKLKIEEDKALEIITKLGQLGCHQKSNEAITTLLHYKDKVTEAKLLTAVENKVLELLKSGISCKEDDIQSILKLLDQLYIKDPSSSLELIYAKVILQKSNYAQAVDEIIHLQFFSQNVVLREFLCKHICNRYVKDNSFNNIPIENLVDKIIDGIENSKYPGLLKCMIYFDKSDYLEAYKQCVPLVNYHQADVTEATFIIKCAIMLKKWPVVQKLATNFLPKAKEPSFVLNLKRFLFISLAKQRKWKQAISAASEIPLDKLSINEQAILAECYIESNENAEHIMEHLHSSEYYLQLQALSLLKQEKYTETVTLLQDIHDEALCLFYLGKALWKLKDYEKSQINLLKAAKLNPYHPETFLYLGHFYHDYKKDLEKSRKCYEKAHNLDNTNPKIIKKLSEVYTKLELRETDFELLTAAEKNIQESWLNFRLGLHYMSKRLWENAVVQFRNVIKSDQSNITAFECLADAYYSRGSYTSALRAYNKVMTANPSRSAHCLTKIGNIHSLLTQYEEAIATYEKVLKIDADSMLALKGIAETWMRIAKKKVTAKVYGSARDCAQQAINYLIKALQKQKQFICLWKLLADTLIFVTTLPDKYAYVYMTDLLVQADDNIQTYQKLDIFPKAIACYSLVAKKNQQSASYELASTYFAFYQESRKLVNCHIAFKLTLQCIKEKPSHWRNWNLLGKICLFIKKYDIAQHCFIKALLVTRKWSVAKIWCNLGTLYLKLNYHKLANYCFWRGQSTLPSYPLSWIGQALIAEVIREEEAMDLFRHASRLGYHPESALGYADWVCRTLKKSSNYKENSELKYVIEGLHAIPYAIDLVEWYSTFESKNACACTILGILQERFGLIRAAFKSYEKALQYADDENRNITFLNMGRILMRMERYDEAVKVYKAITEASLDSTCGLALALYKKGLYEESYAAYDAALHWLSNEDDDKADILVAMAGIVYMFKGADDAKTLLFHSIQISQKKPTPYSLFAICSLGLIHSDQSLSKLAVGEMQKYEMDSNFGFDIGFLKSYVLLCDENIDGAIKLLSDSLHDHPSNALLWFCMAQYCLRETNKRAKVASSCAQRALCIAHYGECKCNPAEIISTASIAEHFAGNQAKALLLAKEGLHMYPNQSEIWAALLFSLLPHKKWAERKDWLLTAAGHMRRHLEISRSLSRWVNLVEKKLTR; encoded by the coding sequence ATGGCTGACATAAAAGCATTGTTGAAAGAAGCAAGGAAACTAATAGATGATAACAATTACAAAGAGGCACAAGAATGTTGCAAAAATATTCTGAGAAAGGATAAACAAAACTATATAGCTCTAGTGCTCCTTGGAAAGTCACTACAAGATGCTGATCAAGCACCCCTGGCATATCAGAAGGCTATAGCAAGCAAACCAGACCATCCATTAGCGTGGCATGGCCTTGCCAACTATTATGAACGAAAAGATGATGAATCTTCAAAGACaaaattaattactgtctatgatgaaatattaaaattgaaaattgaagaGGATAAGGCTTTAGAAATAATCACAAAGCTTGGGCAACTCGGCTGCCATCAAAAAAGCAATGAAGCGATCACCACACTTCTCCACTACAAAGATAAAGTTACTGAGGCAAAATTATTAACTGCAGTAGAAAATAAAGTATTAGAATTACTTAAGAGTGGCATTTCTTGTAAAGAAGATGATATACAGTCAATTTTAAAGCTATTAGACCAGCTTTACATTAAGGATCCAAGCAGTTCTTTGGAGCTGATTTATGCCAAAGTGATTCTACAAAAAAGTAACTATGCACAAGCAGTTGATGAAATTATACACCTTCAGTTCTTTTCACagaatgttgtattacgagaaTTTCTTTGCAAACACATATGCAACAGATATGTTAAAGATAACTCATTTAATAACATACCAATAGAGAACCTTGTAGACAAAATAATAGATGGAATTGAAAACTCCAAGTACCCGGGCTTGCTAAAATGTATGATTTATTTTGACAAATCAGATTATTTGGAAGCTTATAAGCAGTGTGTCCCCTTGGTTAACTACCACCAAGCAGATGTTACAGAAGCAACATTTATAATAAAGTGTGCTATTATGCTAAAAAAATGGCCAGTTGTACAAAAGTTAGCTACAAATTTCCTTCCTAAAGCCAAAGAACCAAGTTTTGTTTTGAATTTAAAAAGATTCCTGTTTATATCCCTTGCCAAACAAAGAAAATGGAAACAGGCCATATCTGCAGCATCTGAAATACCCCTTGATAAATTAAGTATTAATGAGCAAGCTATTCTTGCAGAATGTTACATTGAAAGTAATGAAAACGCTGAACACATAATGGAACACCTTCATTCAAGTGAATATTACCTTCAACTACAAGCTTTAAGTTTACTGAAACAGGAAAAATACACTGAAACTGTGACACTCCTTCAAGACATTCATGATGAAGCTTTGTGTTTGTTCTACTTAGGCAAAGCACTCTGGAAACTTAAGGACTATGAAAAGAGCCAAATCAATTTACTGAAGGCAGCAAAACTTAACCCATATCATCCAGAAACTTTTCTGTATTTAGGTCATTTCTATCATGATTACAAGAAAGATTTAGAGAAATCAAGAAAATGTTATGAGAAAGCACACAATTTGGACAATACCAATcccaaaataattaaaaaactaaGTGAAGTTTACACAAAATTGGAACTAAGAGAAACTGACTTTGAACTCCTGACTGCTGCAGAAAAGAACATACAGGAGTCCTGGTTGAACTTCAGATTAGGACTACACTATATGAGTAAAAGATTGTGGGAAAATGCTGTTGTACAATTCAGGAATGTTATTAAGAGTGACCAAAGCAACATTACTGCTTTTGAATGTTTAGCTGATGCATATTATTCTCGGGGCTCATACACATCAGCATTAAGAGCATATAATAAAGTAATGACAGCCAATCCAAGCCGAAGTGCACACTGTCTGACAAAAATAGGAAACATACATTCTCTCTTGACCCAGTACGAAGAAGCAATTGCTACATATGAGAAAGTTTTGAAGATTGATGCTGACTCTATGCTAGCTTTAAAAGGAATAGCAGAAACATGGATGAGAATTGCCAAGAAAAAGGTAACAGCTAAAGTATATGGCAGTGCTAGAGATTGTGCTCAACAAGCCATAAATTACCTTATCAAAGCATTacagaaacaaaaacaatttatCTGTCTCTGGAAACTTTTAGCAGATACTTTGATATTTGTCACAACTTTGCCAGATAAATATGCCTATGTGTATATGACAGATTTACTTGTGCAAGCTGATGATAATATCCAGACATATCAAAAATTAGACATCTTCCCAAAAGCAATTGCATGTTACTCTCTTGTTGCTAAAAAGAATCAACAGTCTGCTTCTTATGAATTGGCATCAACTTACTTTGCTTTCTATCAAGAATCTCGAAAATTGGTTAACTGCCACATTGCTTTTAAATTGACACTTCAATGTATAAAGGAAAAGCCATCCCATTGGAGGAATTGGAATTTGTTGGGGAAAATTTGTCTGTTCATAAAGAAATATGATATTGCACAGCATTGTTTTATCAAAGCTTTACTTGTAACTCGCAAATGGTCTGTTGCTAAAATTTGGTGTAATCTGGGGACCTTGTACTTAAAGCTGAATTATCACAAATTAGCTAACTACTGCTTTTGGCGTGGTCAGTCCACTCTGCCTTCTTATCCTTTGAGTTGGATTGGACAAGCACTGATCGCAGAAGTCATTAGGGAAGAGGAAGCAATGGACCTTTTCAGACATGCTTCTCGACTTGGATACCACCCTGAAAGTGCACTTGGCTATGCTGACTGGGTGTGCCGCACATTAAAAAAGAGTAGCAACTACAAAGAAAATTCAGAACTAAAGTATGTTATAGAAGGTCTCCACGCAATACCTTATGCTATAGATCTTGTTGAGTGGTACTCTACTTTTGAATCTAAAAATGCATGTGCCTGCACCATTCTGGGAATCCTCCAAGAACGCTTCGGACTTATCAGGGCAGCATTTAAGTCATATGAGAAAGCATTGCAGTATGCAGATGATGAAAATAGAAATATTACCTTCCTGAATATGGGAAGAATATTGATGAGAATGGAGAGATATGATGAAGCAGTAAAAGTATATAAAGCAATAACCGAAGCCAGCCTGGACTCAACATGTGGCTTAGCTCTTGCACTCTACAAGAAGGGTCTTTATGAAGAATCATATGCGGCCTATGATGCTGCTCTGCACTGGTTGAGCAATGAAGATGATGACAAAGCAGATATTCTAGTTGCCATGGCTGGCATTGTCTATATGTTCAAAGGAGCAGATGATGCAAAAACTTTACTTTTCCACAGCATTCAAATATCACAAAAGAAGCCCACTCCATACAGCTTATTTGCAATTTGTTCATTAGGGCTTATACATTCTGATCAAAGTCTATCTAAGCTTGCTGTAGGTGAGATGCAGAAATATGAAATGGATAGTAACTTTGGATTTGATATTGGTTTTCTGAAATCATATGTTCTCTTATGTGACGAAAATATTGATGGAGCTATAAAATTGCTTAGCGATTCTCTTCATGATCATCCAAGCAACGCTTTATTGTGGTTCTGCATGGCCCAATATTGTCTTAGAGAAACCAATAAGAGAGCTAAGGTGGCGAGTAGTTGTGCTCAAAGAGCCTTGTGTATAGCCCATTATGGAGAATGTAAATGTAATCCAGCTGAAATCATATCCACTGCCAGCATTGCTGAGCATTTTGCAGGCAACCAAGCCAAGGCCTTGTTGTTGGCTAAAGAGGGCTTACATATGTATCCGAATCAGTCAGAAATCTGGGCTGCTCTCTTATTTTCTCTCTTGCCTCACAAAAAATGGGCAGAAAGGAAGGACTGGTTATTGACTGCTGCTGGGCATATGCGGCGACATTTAGAAATCTCGCGCTCTCTAAGTAGATGGGTTAATCTAGTAGAGAAAAAACTAACCAGATGA